In Marivirga salinae, a single window of DNA contains:
- a CDS encoding arsenate reductase family protein, with protein sequence MRKVVYYLSTCDTCKKIMAQLNLEDFDKIDIKNNPLTEPQLLELYVITESYEDLFNKRAIKFRQQGFNKKELTENDYKKLLLDEYTFLKRPVFLINGDLYVGNAKKIIEQLKERIGK encoded by the coding sequence ATGAGAAAAGTAGTCTATTATTTAAGCACTTGCGATACTTGTAAAAAAATTATGGCTCAATTGAATCTTGAAGATTTTGATAAAATTGACATTAAAAACAATCCATTAACTGAGCCTCAGCTACTTGAGTTATATGTAATAACAGAATCCTATGAGGATTTATTCAATAAAAGAGCAATTAAATTTCGTCAACAAGGGTTTAATAAAAAAGAACTAACTGAAAACGATTATAAAAAATTATTACTTGATGAATATACCTTTTTGAAAAGACCTGTTTTTTTAATTAACGGTGACTTATATGTAGGAAATGCCAAAAAGATTATTGAGCAATTGAAAGAACGGATTGGAAAATAG